From the genome of Aspergillus oryzae RIB40 DNA, chromosome 4:
ATCTGACGGGTAAGCTGGAGAGCCCTGTGGTAACTGTTTATGGCGTGCTCTTGTGCATGTCGACTGTTATCCTTCCGCACGATGAACGAAAGTATGAGAGCTGATAGAGCCGGCAGAAGTGGCGAGGAAGGCATGAGTGATGGACTGAGTTGGGGAATATAAGTTAAGCAACCACCGTACACGCTGGCGGCCTGTGGGAGTCGGATAAGGTCCACATAAAGACGATGTAAATGGGTTCGATCAAGTGCCACACTCGGAGAGTGTAACAGGGTAGTAAATTGTGCCGTCATCCAAATGCTTCCCCAGAATTCATCATTTAAGGCAGTATTTTGGCTATTGCGTTTAGCCACGAGCGTGTCTACGTTAGATCCTGACGTTGCACCCTGTTTCTCACGCATGTTGTTGGCATCCGAGTCACGATAACCCTCACAATGACGTTTGGCTTTTGTGCATCGCAGACAAATTGGTTTTGTCTCATCGCACTGAACAGCGATTAGCCagtttgaaggtcatgtCAAGATGAAAATAACCTCCATACTTTGACTTTGCGAGAGCGACAGGTATAACACCCACGACTTGGGTGTCCTGGGTAAACCATGGTTCTTCTCTCGCAAGACGCTTACTTCTGTAAGTACCTCCGCCGTGGGACCTTGCTTCCAGGAGCAATAAGGAAAAGTAAAACAGCTTTTCGATATATGATTATCTTCCCGATGTTTACCCCCTCATATTTGGATATTCACCAAGTTGAATGGAGCTCGAAGGACACTAATTCGACATGTCGATCATCCTGTCGGTATAGGGCATCGGCACGCACTGCCCCGCTTGGCAGTTGACCCCCGCCTTGGAATTCGATCTCATATGGTGCTATTGGGCGGTTTGATCTGATGACGGCTTGGCAACCGGATATTTTGCCTATAATCGAAGAGCATTGATTGTTCAGAAGAGAACATCATTTCCGCCACTGGAGTGAAGAACTGGCCAAGGATAGGTGTAATCGTCAGCCACGCATCTTTCGAGAACCATTAGTAATGCATCAAGCGGGGCCACAGATTCCTCAACCGCTCCAGAAGAAGTAGTATTGCCATTTGGCATGAATTGTTCATTTCATATGGATCGGCCTGTGTGTGGTTAAGACCAGTTGTTGTCAACAGACAGGATACCACTCACAGTCATATTATACAAGTCATGCTCGTTCTATTTCACTAggcagaaaaataaagatatgAAGGCCTGAGGACTTTCGCATTATAGACAAAGTTGTGAAATGGGAAGGCTCGGCATTAAATAATCGAAACCACTGGTATATATGCATGAGACTAAGTCATTGATCAGCCAAATTGCTACCCAGATAGGTATCTCTTTTGTCTCCGGGATGACCGACACAATAAAAGAGACGATGGCGCATATGTTGGCTTGGCCGGACAGCTGGCACTGGCAAGACTCGTAATCCTTAGAGCCCGGCTGTGCTAAGTTGTGAGTAAACACGAGTAGTATCGGCCTGAGCCTTTATTGAAAACGATGATGGGTCATCGCTACGCCCAGGCTTGGACTTGATGCCAGCATGAGCGACACAATTGGAAGCCTCGTGATAGAGACATTGGCAAAAGTGGCTCTTAGAGAGTCAACGCTCGAAAGCAGGCTTTCGAATCATGTAAGAATGTCCAAACAAAGCTCATTAAAGTTGAGCTCACCTCTCGCAAGCTTCGCTTAGAAAATAAACATTTGGAGAACAGCTTAAGCTAGTATGATGGTGGCCTTTAAACCTTACCCCGGATTATCCAATGGCAGTCAATACGAATGCTCGCAAGATCCCTGTCAGTTTTCAAGGGGACTATTGGAGGAAATAAAGCTCGCAGTGGGTCTTGGGCTGAGGAGTTGAAGCCAAGCTGCAGATCTGCCTGTCAACACCCGTTATTGGCCAGCTTAGACACCTAGATTGATCTTTAAAGATTGGAGACAAAGTAGAACGATGTATACTCTATGGgatatatgatatatatagcgCGTGAAAACCTCAAAAAACCCATAGAATCAGACACTCCAACATTCAAAACTAGACACAATGATTGTAAGGCCTTCAGCAATCCATTTACTTCTGGTGTCCACCATTTCTATGGTGGCATGCCTTGAGCATATCAATCCGAGTCCAGACGAGGCAACTGTATTCTCCTTGATTGTATGTCTTCCTATATTCCTTTGAAGCATGGGGCGAAAGCGAAGACTGACAACTACCCAGTATGGATATCCACTGGTTTCATATGCCACATTTGCCCTCCGAACGTTGGCCAGGCTGAATTCAACCAGTAGCTTCTATCATTTGCGAGAGCTGACGACGCCTGAAACCACAGCCGAGGTGCGACCCAATGTTGACACGCTGTATTCGGCCTCTGTCATTGATCTGTCACATCACGATGTTATTGTGGATGTTCCAGTTGTTGATGAGCGGTTCTGGGTATTTCCTTTCTACGACGTGTGAGTTGAAGTCTTCAACAAGCACCTTCTGGAGCTAACTTCCCACGAGGTATGGCAACAACTATGCAAACCTTGGGAACGTCTTCAATAGTTCTGCCGGCAAGTACCTATTGCGTTATTCGCCGAGTAGTAACGAGACAGTTGGGGTACAGCTTTGCGACGAGACGCAATCTGAGGAGTACGAGGACTGTAGAGGTCTAAGAGGATGGATTAATGCACCTACTCCCTATGGTGCTATCCTTGCACGACTTGTCGTCAAGAACAACGGAACAGACCTCGACAAGATACATGCTATTCAAGACCAGATCCACATTTATACTGTACCGAGAAAGCGTACTCAGAAAATCCCGCCATTAACGGTCCCTATGCTGAattcatctctttcctcggACCCGGCCACCAGAATCATGCAGATGACAGCACGTTTCGCACCGCACAACCCGCCACGAAACATTTCCGACTTTGCTCGAGTGAACAGTAACCTCAAAGCGGCCGGAATCCATGACGGCACTTACAGACCCCAAGTTCGAAACCTCACCGCAGCCGCCGTCACCGCAGCCGCTACTGTTTCGAAAGcctttgctcttcctgcTAACCATATTGACTTCGACAACGGTTGGCAATCTGTCTCTGATACTGCACAGGGCGACTTCAACACAAACTATGAAATGCGGGCATTTGTGACTAACTGGGCATACCTTATCGTGGATAACATCGTGGCTTTGTATCCAATGTATGACCCCACGGCAAATAGTTCGGTTCACGACTTGGGCGCCAACGAGGCATACgtcttcaccttcaacaGGAAGCCTGCACTCGCGGAAAATGGCTTCTGGAGTCTGACATTATACAACGCGGACAAGTTTCTCATTAAAAACTCACTGAATCGGTCCTCTCTTGGTGATCGATCGAACCTTACCTACGCCGATGGCATTCCTGTGTATGGGGACGATCACCGGGACGGGCCTTTCCAGCTTCTCATCCAGCCAGCCGATATCGAACCCCCTGCCAATTGGACATCCAAGTGAGTTAGCTGATAAGTCCATTTCACTGTATAGTAACTGACGCTTTATAGTTGGTTACCGGGACCATCTGGTGGTGGGCAAATTGACATAAACCGTAAGTCCCGCATTCTTTCAGCTTTGCAACCTTGATATTAATGTAGCCGATAGTTCGCTTCTACGGACCGGGCGAAGGACTGCAGGACGATTCCTGGGAATACCCAGTAGTGGAGAAGCAGCAGGCAATCTCCGGTACCGGTGCTTAGAAATAGTACTAGGGCTATCGTCCTTGCATTTGGAGATTTTTCTCTCGATATGAATGTTGATACGAGAACTGGAAGTTATGAGATATTGAGGAAAATTCAGGATCCGTTTGGAAGAATGCGAGTATATCATACAAACTGCTGCTTAGTTTGGTACTGCTAGCTATAAGAATGAACCATTTATGGACATCATAGTGCTGAGCTCGTCGTAGAGTCATCGTTTCACGGGATGTTCGGTTTATTCCATCTACCCTGAGTTGACGCTCAAACTACGGAAGAATGCCCATGGTGAAGAACTACAGACGAGAGTCATGGCTCATTCGCTAATATTGTGCTGAATACCATTCGAAACTTATTGATATCGATGTTGCTACGAGTCTTCAGCCGACTTTGTCTCTATGCATATCCTAAATTCCAAAAATTCTCAATATTCTTCTCCgtatcctcatccacataGGCTGGAGGCTCCGCAAACGTGACATTCTCACCATGTAATTCCGCAATCTTGCCCGTCAACGACTCATCGGCTACGAGTTGTGCCACTGCATTTGTTGCAGTAGACATCGGCGTTAAAATCATTGACTTAAATAAATCATTACTTGGTGCAATATTCGTTGCTATTATCCATTAGTTAGACCAATCATCTATTCCTCTGGCGTGTAGAGGACGCGCAGAGTATTCCAAATCAACTTACCAATCACAGCAGGAGCCAATGCATTGATCCGGATCTTTTCAGCTACCAACGGGCGAGCCAGAGATCGTACGAGGTTGACCACACCAGCTTTCGTGGTTGCATACATCGGCGCCATGGGGAATGGATAGAGGCCTGCATTTGAGGCAGTACAGACGATCAATCcgtttgaagaagctgctggatCTTTTGTCGCATTTTTGTACATGTAGTGGATGGCAAGATGGACAGCTGTTGAGATGGGCAAATTACCATTACTGTTCCACCCACAGTTCTCAATTGAGGAAGAAAACTTACTGTATATGGCTCCCACCAAGTTCACACTCAAGGTAGCGAGGTTTGGCTTGGGTGGTCCTTCGTTGCCATCATGCTTTGCGGGCAATAAGCTTCCCTTCTCTGTAATCCCCGCATTGGCGAAGACAATATCGATTCTGCCTTGCTCTGCATATATTTTCTCGAATACAGCAGCTTGGCTTTCCCAAGAAGACACGTCGCATTCCTCGAATGAGATGCTAGCTGATGGATGCTCggcttgaagttcttgaagagTCTCAGAACCGGTTTTTGGgttgatatcgaggatgGTGATGTGAGTCTCAGGCTGTGAGATAAAGTGCCGGGTAATGCCCAGTCCAATACCTGAGGCCCCTCCTGATCGAAGAATTAATGATGCTATTCCTCTGATTGTTTCTTGAGAGGGGTCGTCCGAGGATCTTACCGGTGATAACAATGCTTCTCGGTGACATGTTGTGATGGGTAGAGTTCAGTGAATGAGGCTAATCTTGGATTCGGTGGCTATATCCTCTGGCATCTCTCATATTTCACATCGGCGACAATCTCTGGTACTGATTCCAAACCCCTCCTTGACAGTTCTCCACATCGCTGCTGGGGTATTCCCGAGATCGGCGGTCTCGATGCTTTCGAGATCACGGGGATGAGTGTGCCCCGGATCCTGCATGCAGGACGAGCCGATGGCGCGGAATTAATGGCATCATGGAGTGTGAAATGTGGAAACTGGCACGTAAGGTGGCATGAATCTCTGTAGAGCCACCATCCTTGTGTTGAAGATATTCTAGACAGTTGTTCCGTAAGGCATTTCTGTGCCACCCTGGGGATGATCTGACACTGTCCTTCCTTAGATAGAAGAACTTGCAAGCAAAGAACGGGCTTTCTCCGATATTTTCAATTGGGTTTAAAGGATTGTCGGTTAAATGGCTGAAGGCGTACCGGGAAAGTCTGTACTTTTCCGGACCCATGGTAGCCCCTCGGTAGTTGGGATTTGAAGGTCAAGTGCCGGGGGTAACTAATGCTAGACGATCTTTGCTCCACAGTTTCTCGCCACGTTGGGGTTTTTGCTCTTCAGGTTTGATTGTGCACGTTGTTTGAATCGCCGAGTATTCAGCCCCATCTGACGATATGTGGAGAACCTGCTCTCTGAGTAGTCACTGTCGAGTTGATAATCCATTGGATGTAGTTTTGCCTGGTCCATATCATGAGTCAAGCTTGTAAATAGACTTCACTGGTATATTGGACACGAAGACACCCACCTGATCGAGTCGGTGAACCCCCGTGGGGAACCCCAGATTGAAGCTCGGGAATTCCCCATGACGGGGCTGTCAAACCCCATATTACCGACAAGCAGCACTGACTCTGGCAAATAAAAGCTGCTCAATTGTACATTCAGCGAGACtgggggagaagaggatgggaGGGCGCCGCATGTGTGTTAATGAGGGGTGCGTAGAGGTTATAAACAGGGGGTCAACCTCCTAGCAAGGATCATCGACACCGTGCCCCAGCTGATCAGTAATCTATTCAGATTGGTGACTAGGCTTAGTATCTCGACTAGTACTATTTCATCCTCTCGCATGAAACCAATAATTAATTctgctgctactgctttCTTCTCACCATTTTGTTCTCAGTGCGAGGCATCCAGTTTACCGCGCACAATTCAAGTATTTAAGGCTGTCTGAAGCTCTCAAGATGCCGCTTGGTATACTAGATGATGATAAACTGGAACATATCCCAGGAACAGCACCGTTACATGGCCTTCATGAGACCGATACTTACTCCGGCATCAATCCCAGTCTTCTGAAACACGATTCCACAGGGCAGATCGTGCTTGTTCCTCAACCGTCCGACTCGCCCAATGACCCTTACAATTGGCCCCGGGTCAAGAAAGAGCTTTTTACAATCGCCTATGGATGGGGCTGTGGCTGCGTTGGGGGTAAGACGCGACGAGATGCGTTCCTCGTCCTGGTGATAGACAAAGCtaattcttcatcttctacaCAATAGCTGTCGGTCCACTCCTCGGTGGCGCATTCGTCCCACTCGCTGCAGAATTTGGGGTCTCGTTATCGACGTTTGTTTCCGCCGTCCAGGGCGGCCTGATTTCGGC
Proteins encoded in this window:
- a CDS encoding uncharacterized protein (predicted protein), which encodes MIVRPSAIHLLLVSTISMVACLEHINPSPDEATVFSLIYGYPLVSYATFALRTLARLNSTSSFYHLRELTTPETTAEVRPNVDTLYSASVIDLSHHDVIVDVPVVDERFWVFPFYDV
- a CDS encoding uncharacterized protein (predicted protein); translation: MSPRSIVITASLILRSGGASGIGLGITRHFISQPETHITILDINPKTGSETLQELQAEHPSASISFEECDVSSWESQAAVFEKIYAEQGRIDIVFANAGITEKGSLLPAKHDGNEGPPKPNLATLSVNLVGAIYTSSNGLIVCTASNAGLYPFPMAPMYATTKAGVVNLVRSLARPLVAEKIRINALAPAVIVNMVSRKSKGFRNSSGCGDGGCGEVSNLGSVSAVMDSGRFEVTVHSSKVGNVSWRVVRCETCCHLHDSGGRVRGKR
- a CDS encoding uncharacterized protein (predicted protein), which translates into the protein MPLGILDDDKLEHIPGTAPLHGLHETDTYSGINPSLLKHDSTGQIVLVPQPSDSPNDPYNWPRVKKELFTIAYGWGCGCVGAVGPLLGGAFVPLAAEFGVSLSTFVSAVQGGLISAIAVGSLIFNSLAVKYGKRPVYLGTTVGLMVSCFWAAEAKSFESFVASRVLCGLCMAPMEALVPASIADIW